In the genome of Paenibacillus pabuli, the window CGGTTCAACAAAATCCAGCTTTTACGGTTATCCACATCCCTTTAACCCCTTAATCCAAATCTTTCATTGCCTTTTCAAGTTATTCACATGTGGATAAAGAATATTTAAAGTCGATCTAACTGTCTCATTGGCCCTGCTTTCGGTTAGTATTCCTACGTCTCTGGAGAAATCCATTGGTGCTGCTATCCATTAGGTGGCCCATGTATTCTAACCTTTGAAGTAACATATTTTAAATTTAATGTATCCGCTTTATTCTTATGGTTTACAAGTATTCGAGAAAGGTGTAGGATTAAAAAATCACATTCTTGTATACAAGTATACTTATGCGGAATGAACTACAAATCTAGACTTACTTAAAGGAAGCCATTATTCCTTCAGCTCTTTGAAAAATCCATTTGAAGCAGTATGACGTTCCTCGATTCAGCTCGTGCACAAAAGCATGCTGCCATTTATTTTCGTTATAAGGATTAGTCTAAAACGATCATTCGGCAAAATAGTTGTGCTATGATCAGTATTGAATTGATTACTTATAATAGGAGCGTTAGCCATTATGCTGTTTCCTTCATCCTGGCTTCAGGGAGCATCCCGCGGGGAAGCGATTGCCTGCGAATTAAGACTGCGGATCATTAGTGGAACCCTTCGCCCTGGCGAAGTTTTGTCAGAAAATCGAATTGCCGCTGATTTTGACAGCAGTCGGTCACCTGTACGTGAAGCGTTAAGAACATTGTCGAATGAAGGACTTATTCGGCTGGAGCGCATGGGTGTCGTTGTCATTGGGTTGAAAATTAAAGATGTCGAGGAATTGTACGATGTGCGTTTTCTGATTGAAAGTTTTGTGCAGCAGCGACTTGCGGGGGATGTCCCAGAGCAATTGATTACCCAGTTAAGCAATGTGATAGACAAAATGGACTTGGCTGGCCGCCATCAAGATGCAGTTGAATTTGCATATCAGGATCTCACTTTTCATGAGACTATTATTGAAGCCGCCCAGCACTCGCGTATCTTGCATCTATGGAGAAGCATTCGTTATGTTGTCATGACGGTCATGCTGCTCACCACCCGCAGAGTCTTTATTCAGGGCGAGAAGAAAGTAAGCGCTGTAATCGGCAAACACCGTTTGCTGGTAGAGGCACTTGAATCAGGTGATAAAACACGCATCCAATCTGGAGTCCGCACGTATTTCCAGGATTCAGGCAAGACATTGCACGAAAGCTTTGATTCCTAATGACATAGGAGTGATATTCCACACATCACTTCATGGAGTATTTGTGCAAGGGATCGCAATCATGTCCATTGTGAATGATTGTTCTTTAACTTGTCGACAAGTATACAAAATGCGAT includes:
- a CDS encoding GntR family transcriptional regulator, which translates into the protein MLFPSSWLQGASRGEAIACELRLRIISGTLRPGEVLSENRIAADFDSSRSPVREALRTLSNEGLIRLERMGVVVIGLKIKDVEELYDVRFLIESFVQQRLAGDVPEQLITQLSNVIDKMDLAGRHQDAVEFAYQDLTFHETIIEAAQHSRILHLWRSIRYVVMTVMLLTTRRVFIQGEKKVSAVIGKHRLLVEALESGDKTRIQSGVRTYFQDSGKTLHESFDS